From a region of the Brachionichthys hirsutus isolate HB-005 chromosome 9, CSIRO-AGI_Bhir_v1, whole genome shotgun sequence genome:
- the comp gene encoding cartilage oligomeric matrix protein has product MLWLLALTCVLFMGGNPAAGQRDGEIISQIKMTNLALAEIKELLKQQIKEVVFLKNTVMECEACGMGGIQPRPSCVPNPCHPGVRCMETSHGFQCGPCPEGMEGNGSFCTDVDECTVKPCLMGVRCINTSPGFRCGSCPAGYTGPQVQGVGLAFAIAHKQVCTDINECHASNNGGCVPNSICINTPGSFRCGPCKGGYAGDQRRGCKPERACGDGQPNPCHGSAECVVHREGQIECQCGVGWAGNGYLCGADVDIDGFPDEKLDCPEKNCYKDNCLTVPNSGQEDVDGDGIGDACDEDADGDGILNVQDNCVLVPNVDQRNIDEDDFGDACDNCLAVKNNGQKDTDVDQFGDECDEDIDGDGIPNHLDNCRRVPNADQKDRDKDKVGDACDSCPYVPNPDQMDMDNDLIGDPCDTNKDSDGDGHQDSRDNCPAVINSSQLDTDKDGKGDECDDDDDNDGIPDLLPPGPDNCRLIPNPLQEDSNGDGVGNVCEKDFDNDTVIDTIDVCPENAEVTLTDFREYQTVVLDPEGDAQIDPNWVVLNQGREIVQTMNSDPGLAVGYTAFSGVDFEGTFHVNTVTDDDYAGFIFGYQDSSSFYVVMWKQVEQIYWQGNPFRAVAEPGIQLKAVKSTTGPGENLRNALWHTGDTNDQVKLLWKDARNVGWKDKTSYRWFLQHRPADGYIRVRFYEGPLVVADTGVIIDATMRGGRLGVFCFSQENIIWANLRYRCNDTLPEDFDTYRNQQVRLVA; this is encoded by the exons ATGCTGTGGCTTCTGGCGCTGACCTGTGTGCTGTTCATGGGAGGAAACCCTGCAGCCGGACAGAGAG aTGGAGAAATTATCAGTcagattaaaatgacaaatctaGCACTTGCCGAGATTAAAGAGCTCCTGAAGCAACAG ATAAAGGAGGTTGTATTCCTGAAGAACACTGTGATGGAATGTGAAGCCTGTG GGATGGGAGGAATTCAGCCTCGTCCCTCCTGTGTGCCGAACCCTTGCCATCCAGGGGTGAGATGCATGGAGACGTCGCACGGTTTCCAGTGTGGGCCATGTCCAGAAGGCATGGAAGGCAACGGTAGCTTCTGCACTGATGTGGATGAG TGTACTGTGAAGCCTTGCCTTATGGGTGTGCGATGCATCAATACCTCCCCGGGTTTCCGCTGTGGTTCATGTCCTGCTGGATATACTGGGCCCCAAGTCCAGGGTGTCGGCCTCGCCTTCGCCATCGCCCACAAACAG GTGTGCACAGACATCAATGAGTGTCATGCCAGCAACAACGGAGGATGTGTGCCGAATTCCATCTGCATTAACACTCCT GGCTCATTCAGGTGCGGCCCTTGTAAGGGGGGCTACGCTGGGGATCAACGGCGTGGCTGTAAGCCGGAGAGAGCCTGTGGGGACGGCCAACCCAACCCCTGCCATGGCAGTGCTGAATGTGTTGTCCACCGAGAAGGTCAAATCGAGTGTCAG TGTGGAGTTGGATGGGCTGGCAACGGCTATCTCTGCGGAGCTGATGTTGACATCGATGGCTTCCCCGATGAGAAACTAGACTGCCCAGAGAAGAACTGCTACAAG GATAATTGTCTAACGGTGCCCAACTCTGGTCAAGAAGATGTTGACGGTGATGGAATTGGGGACGCCTGTGATGAGGACGCAGATGGGGATGGGATCCTTAATGTACAG GATAATTGTGTGTTGGTACCAAATGTCGACCAGAGGAACATTGATGAGGATGACTTTGGTGATGCCTGCGACAACTGCCTCGCTGTCAAAAACAATGGCCAAAAAGACACAGATGTGGACCAATTTGGTGATGAGTGCGATGAAGACATTGACGGAGATG GAATCCCAAACCACCTGGATAACTGCAGAAGGGTTCCCAATGCTGATCAGAAAGATCGGGACAAAGACAAAGTGGGAGATGCCTGCGACAGTTGTCCTTATGTTCCAAACCCTGAtcag ATGGACATGGACAATGACTTAATTGGAGACCCCTGTGACACCAACAAGGATAG TGATGGCGACGGCCACCAAGACTCGCGTGACAACTGTCCAGCCGTCATCAACAGCTCCCAGCTTGACACCGATAAGGACGGCAAAGGAGACGAgtgtgatgatgacgatgataacGACGGCATCCCAGACCTGCTGCCACCTGGTCCTGATAATTGTCGTCTGATTCCCAACCCTCTGCAAGAGGATTCTAATG GCGATGGCGTGGGTAATGTCTGCGAGAAGGATTTTGACAATGACACCGTCATCGACACCATTGACGTTTGTCCAGAAAACGCCGAGGTCACCCTCACCGACTTCAGGGAGTATCAAACCGTTGTTTTAGATCCCGAGGGAGACGCACAGATTGACCCAAACTGGGTGGTGCTGAACCAG GGAAGAGAGATCGTCCAGACAATGAACAGCGATCCTGGACTGGCTGTTG GTTACACGGCTTTCAGCGGTGTGGATTTTGAAGGGACGTTTCACGTCAACACGGTGACAGATGACGACTATGCAGGATTTATCTTTGGGTACCAGGACAGTTCCAGTTTCTATGTGGTGATGTGGAAGCAGGTGGAACAGATCTACTGGCAGGGGAACCCATTCAGGGCTGTGGCAGAACCAGGCATCCAACTGAAG GCCGTAAAGTCGACCACGGGTCCAGGGGAAAACTTGAGGAATGCACTGTGGCACACTGGTGACACTAACGACCAGGTCAAACTCCTGTGGAAAGATGCTCGCAATGTCGGCTGGAAGGACAAGACTTCTTATCGGTGGTTCCTCCAACACCGTCCTGCTGATGGTTACATCAG AGTTCGTTTCTACGAGGGACCTCTGGTTGTGGCGGACACGGGCGTCATCATCGACGCCACGATGAGAGGAGGGCGACTAGGAGTGTTTTGCTTCTCACAGGAGAATATCATCTGGGCCAATTTACGTTATCGCTGCAATG ACACTCTTCCCGAGGACTTCGACACCTACAGAAACCAACAGGTCCGGCTGGTGGCCTAA
- the klhl26 gene encoding kelch-like protein 26, with amino-acid sequence MAETDGGDFASRHPQSSMANKNSILHCTFSAPGHSATLLQGLSVLRAQGKLLDVVLAINEERFQVHKAVLAACSDYFRAMFTGGMRESNQDTIELKGLSARGLKHIIDFAYSAEVTLDLDCIQDVLGAAVFLQMVPVVELCEEFLKSAMSVETCLHIGQMATTFSLSSLKESVDAFTFRHFLRIAEEDDFLHIPTERLVFFLQSNKLENCSEIDLFHAAIRWLRYDGARRAQASSVLRHVRFPLMHSSELVDSVQTVDIMVEDVLCRQYLLEAFNYQILPFRQHEMQSSRTLIRSDVMSLITFGGTPYTDNDRTVSTKIYHLPDGASRQFKELTEMEGGCSHACVAVLDNFVYVIGGQHLQYRSGEGAVECCYRYNPHLSQWLRIQSMQEARIQFQLNVLHGKLYATGGRNSRSGSLSSVERYCPKKNLWTYVEPLKRRIWGHAGSNCGDKLYISGGYGVSLDDKKTLHCYDPASDRWDFRAPMNVPRVLHAMISAGDRIYALGGRMDHVDRCFDVLAVEYYIPENDQWTTVSPMRAGQSEAGCCLLDRKIYVIGGYNWHLNNVTSIVQVYNTETDEWERDLHFPESFAGIACTPIIIPQTATQG; translated from the exons ATGGCGGAGACAGATGGCGGGGACTTTGCATCGAGACATCCACAGAGCAG TATGGCTAACAAGAATAGCATCCTGCACTGTACATTCTCAGCTCCGGGCCACAGTGCCACCCTCCTCCAGGGCTTGTCTGTCTTGCGGGCTCAGGGCAAACTACTTGACGTTGTCCTAGCCATCAACGAGGAGCGCTTCCAGGTCCACAAAGCTGTGCTGGCCGCATGCAGTGATTACTTCAG AGCAATGTTTACTGGCGGCATGAGGGAGTCAAACCAAGATACCATCGAGCTGAAGGGCTTGTCCGCCCGTGGGCTGAAACATATCATTGATTTTGCCTACAGTGCAGAAGTGACTTTAGACCTGGACTGTATTCAAGACGTTCTTGGAGCAGCCGTGTTTCTCCAGATGGTCCCGGTTGTGGAGCTGTGTGAGGAGTTCCTCAAGTCGGCGATGAGCGTGGAAACCTGCCTGCACATTGGCCAGATGGCCACCACCTTCAGCCTGTCTTCCCTCAAAGAGTCGGTGGATGCCTTCACCTTCCGCCACTTCCTCCGAATTGCAGAGGAGGACGACTTCCTGCACATCCCCACGGAGCGCCTcgtcttcttcctgcagagCAACAAACTGGAGAACTGTAGCGAGATCGACCTCTTCCACGCCGCCATCAGGTGGCTCCGGTATGACGGCGCCCGCCGGGCTCAAGCCAGCAGTGTTTTGCGCCACGTGCGCTTCCCGCTCATGCACTCCTCAGAGCTGGTGGACAGCGTTCAGACGGTGGACATCATGGTGGAGGACGTGTTGTGCCGCCAGTATCTCCTCGAGGCCTTTAATTACCAGATTCTTCCTTTCCGACAGCATGAGATGCAGTCTTCACGGACGCTCATCCGTTCTGATGTCATGTCACTCATCACGTTCGGTGGGACGCCCTACACGGACAACGACCGCACAGTGAGCACAAAAATCTACCATCTCCCCGACGGCGCGTCCCGTCAGTTCAAGGAGCtgacagagatggagggagggtgcAGCCACGCTTGCGTCGCTGTACTCGATAATTTTGTTTACGTCATTGGCGGACAGCACTTGCAGTACCGTAGCGGTGAGGGGGCGGTAGAGTGCTGCTACCGCTATAACCCCCATCTGAGCCAGTGGCTACGCATCCAGTCGATGCAAGAGGCTCGCATTCAGTTCCAGCTCAATGTGCTGCATGGAAAGCTGTACGCCACCGGGGGGCGCAATAGTCGATCTGGTAGTCTGTCATCCGTAGAGCGTTACTGCCCAAAGAAGAACTTGTGGACTTATGTGGAACCGTTAAAACGCAGGATTTGGGGTCACGCAGGAAGTAATTGCGGAGACAAGCTGTATATCTCAGGGGGTTACGGCGTCTCGTTGGATGACAAGAAGACGCTCCACTGCTACGATCCAGCGTCGGACCGCTGGGACTTCAGGGCTCCCATGAACGTGCCCAGAGTGCTGCACGCAATGATCAGCGCCGGGGATAGGATTTACGCTCTGGGCGGTCGCATGGACCATGTCGACCGTTGTTTTGATGTGCTTGCGGTCGAGTATTACATTCCAGAGAACGACCAGTGGACGACAGTTAGTCCAATGAGAGCAGGCCAGTCTGAGGCGGGCTGCTGTCTACTGGACAGAAAGATCTATGTCATTGGGGGGTACAACTGGCACCTGAATAATGTGACAAGCATTGTGCAGGTGTACAACACGGAGACGGATGAGTGGGAAAGGGATCTGCACTTCCCAGAATCCTTTGCTGGCATTGCTTGCACGCCGATTATAATTCCACAAACGGCCACACAAGGCTAA
- the crtc1b gene encoding CREB-regulated transcription coactivator 1b — MASSNNPRKFSEKIALHNQKQAEETAAFEEVMKDLNVTRAARLQLQKTQYLQLGQNRGQYYGGSLPNVNQIGNGNIDLPFQNSVLDTSRSTRHHGLVDRVYRERNRITSPHRRPLSVDKHGRQIDSCPYSSVYLSPPPDTSWRRTNSDSALHQSTMNTKPQEVFAGGSQELQLKRVSGTENSETNADEDVHEHLWDSKEDDASNPNTCDVPGINIFPSPDQELNPLVLPAAHNTGGSLPDLTNIQFPPPLSTPLDPDDAVAFPCLSSSNSTGSLTTNLTHLGISAASHGIPISSQPTATAQRRQQPVVPLTLTSDLHLQQSAQQLSASLSSPVNILQAVPTESLSLEQQLSQYPLFNQLTPQAQAQLLDDLQKQQQALSQGIQLITLPTLASPGTATAGSPSPDSQSQTTASISVSSYRNQTGSPATQSPTSPVSNQGFSPGGSPQHIPVVGSIFGDSFYDQQLALRQTNALSHQLEQFNMIENPISSASLYNQCSTLNYTQAAMMGLTGSSLQDTQQLGFSNHSNIPNIILTVTGESPPSLSKELTNSLADVGDVSFDADSQFPLDELKIDPLTLDGLHMLNDPDMVLADPATEDTFRMDRL, encoded by the exons ATGGCGTCCTCAAACAATCCTCGCAAATTTAGCGAAAAAATCGCTTTGCATAACCAGAAGCAGGCGGAGGAGACTGCTGCGTTTGAAGAAGTGATGAAGGACCTGAACGTCACCAGAGCCGCTCGG TTGCAGTTACAGAAGACCCAGTATTTGCAACTAGGGCAGAATCGTGGACAGTACTATGGAGGCTCACTGCCCAATGTCAATCAGATTGGAAATGGCAACATTGACCTGCCTTTTCAG AACTCGGTGCTGGATACCAGCCGGTCAACTCGGCACCACGGCCTGGTGGACCGTGTTTACCGCGAGCGGAACCGCATCACGTCTCCTCACCGCCGGCCGCTGTCTGTCGACAAACACGGACGCCAG ATTGACAGCTGTCCTTACAGCTCAGTTTACCTCTCCCCACCGCCAGACACTAGCTGGAGGAG GACAAATTCAGACTCGGCTTTACACCAGAGCACCATGAATACGAAACCCCAGGAGGTGTTCGCAGGGGGATCCCAGGAGCTGCAGCTAAAACGAG TGTCTGGGACAGAGAATTCGGAGACAAATGCAGACGAAGATGTCCACGAACATTTATGGGACAGCAAGGAG GATGATGCATCAAACCCCAACACATGTGATGTCCCAGGAATCAA TATCTTCCCATCACCGGACCAGGAGTTGAACCCGCTTGTGCTCCCAGCTGCACACAACACCGGTGGATCGCTGCCTGATCTCACCAACATCCAGTTCCCTCCTCCACTCTCCACCCCGCTGGACCCAGACGACGCTGTTGCCTTCCCGTGTCTCAGCTCGTCCAACAGCACGGGCAGCCTAACCACGAATCTCACCCACCTGGGCATCAGTGCCGCCAGCCACG GGATTCCCATCTCCTCTCAGCCCACGGCGACGGCGCAGCGCCGGCAGCAGCCTGTGGTGCCGCTCACcctgacctccgacctccaTCTCCAACAGTCTGCTCAGCAGCTttctgcctccctctcctcacctGTTAACATCCTACAG GCTGTGCCTACAGAGTCACTgagtctggagcagcagctctcccagtatcccCTTTTCAACCAGTTGACGCCTCAGGCCCAGGCCCAGCTGCTCGACGACctccagaagcagcagcaggccctGTCGCAGGGCATCCAGCTCATCACCCTGCCAACTTTAGCCTCGCCTGGTACAGCTACCGCCGGTAGCCCCTCTCCTGACAGCCAGAGCCAGACCACTGCCAGCATCAGTGTCAGCTCG TACCGCAATCAGACTGGCTCACCAGCCACACAGTCTCCAACCTCCCCAGTCTCCAATCAAGGCTTCTCCCCCGGCGGCTCGCCTCAA CACATTCCTGTCGTGGGCAGTATATTTGGCGATTCTTTCTATGATCAACAGCTGGCATTGAGGCAGACCAACGCTCTTTCTCAccag CTGGAACAGTTCAACATGATTGAGAACCCCATCAGCTCCGCCAGCCTTTACAACCAGTGCTCCACCCTCAACTACACGCAGGCAGCGATGATGGGCCTCACAGGGAGCAGCCTGCAGGACACGCAGCAACTGGGCTTCAGCAATCACAGCAACATCCCCAACATCATCCTAACAg TCACAGGGGAGTCTCCACCGAGCCTCTCCAAAGAGCTGACCAACTCTCTTGCGGATGTAGGTGATGTCAGCTTCGACGCAGACTCGCAGTTTCCTCTTGACGAGCTAAAGATTGACCCGCTGACCCTGGACGGGCTGCACATGCTCAACGATCCTGACATGGTGCTGGCAGACCCCGCCACCGAGGACACGTTCAGAATGGACAGGCTGTAA